One window of the Benincasa hispida cultivar B227 chromosome 3, ASM972705v1, whole genome shotgun sequence genome contains the following:
- the LOC120073033 gene encoding ATP-dependent 6-phosphofructokinase 2 isoform X1, translating to MATAKISDQHPPIAVADLPHLTDDFPDLETRTNPLQTNQFFHPIDGFYASSTDVVLRRIAFDLSTKESPAHVAYHRAGPRRSVYFEPESVRAAIVTCGGLCPGMNTVIRELVVGLWELYGVRRIYGILAGYRGFYSTEPVELNLKLVDNWHKRGGTALRTSRGGFDLRKIVDTIQHHGFNQVYIIGGDGTMRGAVKIFDEIRRRNLQVAVTGIPKTVDNDIGIVDRSFGFQTAVEMAQQAISAAHVEAESAVNGIGLVKLMGRSTGHIALHATLSSRDVDCCLIPEMAFYLEGDGGLFPFLERRLKENGHAVLVVAEGAGQSMIPRTEAEKEERDESGNPVFLDVGGWLKTELKNWWARTHPGELFTVKYIDPTYMIRAVPANATDNSYCTLLAHSAIHGVMAGYTGFVSGPINGNYSYIPLKEVAEAKNEVNTRDHKWAWVRSVTNQPDFVRS from the exons ATGGCCACCGCCAAAATCTCCGACCAACACCCCCCAATCGCCGTCGCAGACCTACCCCACCTGACCGACGACTTCCCGGACCTCgaaacccgaaccaacccactCCAGACCAACCAATTCTTCCACCCAATCGACGGCTTCTACGCTTCCTCCACCGATGTCGTCCTCCGGCGGATCGCCTTCGACCTGTCCACAAAGGAATCCCCTGCCCACGTGGCGTACCACCGGGCTGGTCCGCGGAGGTCGGTTTATTTCGAACCGGAATCGGTCCGGGCGGCGATCGTGACGTGCGGAGGGTTGTGTCCAGGGATGAATACGGTGATCAGAGAGCTGGTGGTGGGGCTGTGGGAACTGTACGGAGTGCGGCGGATATATGGGATTTTGGCCGGTTACAGAGGGTTTTATTCGACGGAACCGGTGGAGTTGAATTTGAAATTGGTTGATAATTGGCATAAGAGAGGCGGTACTGCTCTTCGAACTTCCCGTGGAGGGTTTGATCTTCGGAAGATCGTCGATACCATACAACATCATGGTTTCAATCAG GTCTACATAATCGGAGGAGATGGCACAATGCGCGGCGCCGTCAAGATATTCGACGAAATACGCCGTCGGAATCTTCAGGTTGCCGTCACCGGAATCCCTAAAACCGTCGACAATGACATCGGAATCGTCGACCGGTCATTCGGATTCCAAACAGCCGTCGAAATGGCTCAGCAGGCAATCAGCGCCGCTCATGTGGAGGCCGAGAGCGCAGTGAATGGCATAGGTCTCGTCAAATTGATGGGCAGAAGCACCGGCCACATCGCTCTTCACGCCACATTGAGCAGCCGAGACGTCGATTGCTGTTTAATACCTGAAATGGCCTTCTATTTGGAAGGCGATGGAGGtttgtttccgtttcttgaaCGGAGGCTGAAGGAGAACGGGCATGCGGTTCTGGTGGTTGCTGAGGGAGCAGGGCAAAGTATGATACCTAGAACTGAGGCGGAAAAGGAAGAGAGGGACGAATCTGGAAATCCGGTGTTCTTGGATGTGGGCGGATGGTTGAAGACGGAGCTCAAGAATTGGTGGGCGAGGACGCATCCTGGTGAGTTATTTACTGTGAAATACATAGATCCTACTTATATGATTCGTGCTGTGCCTGCAAATGCTACAGATAATTCCTATTGTACATTGCTTGCTCATTCGGCCATTCATGGAGTAATGGCTGGTTATACTGGATTTGTCTCTGGCCCTATTAATGGAAATTATTCGTATATTCCATTGAAAGAGGTGGCAGAAGCAAAGAATGAAGTTAATACGAGAGATCATAAATGGGCATGGGTTAGATCTGTCACTAATCAGCCTGATTTTGTAAGAAGTTAG
- the LOC120073034 gene encoding E3 ubiquitin-protein ligase RGLG2-like — MGGRPSKHIHTHVHIHGLNQEQPSKCSCGHSPPPSTSSGPSSQYPSYKINGDDFESLEQVTDALEKAGLESSNLIIGIDFTKSNEWTGTKSFMGRNLHDLAGAFLNPYEQAISIIGRTLEKFDDDNIIPCYGFGDVTTGDREVFSFHPDDRPCHGFEEVLFCYRERVPHVKLAGPTSFAPIIRNAIRIVNDSGGQYHILLIIADGQVTRSIDTRPGHLSPQEQSTIDAIVEASKYPLSIILVGVGDGPWGQMNECDDQIPARDFDNFQFVNFTEIMSKGTSPSKKETEFALQCLMEIPPQYKETMRLQLLGQKRETQEHLPFPLPRPPPFINNFRNYSPSYRRTDSDITSASFSGPSSPAHSILSRSSTWSSSPSFNRICPKCYFNEKDLAFGCGHQTCSDCGKDLIFCPTCQTQITKSIKLRN; from the exons ATGGGAGGTAGACCTTCTAAGCATATTCACACCCATGTGCACATCCATGGTCTTAATCAGGAGCAGCCATCAAAATGTTCATGTGGTCATAGCCCTCCCCCGAGCACGAGTTCTGGACCTTCTTCCCAATATCcaagttataaaataaatggTGATGATTTTGAATCCCTTGAACAG GTAACTGATGCCCTTGAAAAAGCAGGCTTGGAGTCCTCCAACCTGATCATTGGGATTGACTTCACAAAAAGCAATGAGTGGACTGGAACCAAATCTTTCATGGGGAGGAATCTGCATGACCTTGCTGGAGCTTTTCTCAATCCCTATGAACAAGCAATATCCATCATCGGGAGGACACTTGAAAAATTCGACGACGATAATATAATTCCATGCTACGGCTTCGGAGACG TTACTACTGGAGATCGGGAAGTTTTTAGCTTTCATCCGGATGATAGGCCCTGCCATGGTTTTGAGGAAGTGCTCTTTTGCTACAGAGAACGAGTACCTCACGTGAAACTGGCTG GTCCGACGTCCTTTGCTCCAATCATCAGAAATGCCATCAGAATAGTCAATGATAGCGGCGGCCAGTATCATATTCTTCTGATAATTGCTGATGGCCAA GTAACAAGGAGTATAGACACTCGTCCAGGCCACCTTAGTCCTCAAGAACAAAGCACTATAGATGCTATTGTGGAAGCAAG CAAATATCCTTTATCCATAATCTTGGTCGGTGTCGGTGATGGGCCATGGGGTCAAATGAACGAGTGTGATGATCAAATCCCAGCTCGCGACTTTGACAATTTTCAG TTCGTGAATTTTACCGAGATCATGTCCAAGGGTACTTCCCCATCTAAAAAGGAGACCGAGTTTGCACTGCAATGTCTGATGGAGATACCACCACAATACAAGGAAACAATGAGGCTCCAACTTCTGGG CCAAAAAAGAGAAACACAAGAGCATTTGCCTTTTCCACTGCCACGGCCTCCTCCATTCATCAATAATTTTCGCAACTATTCTCCAAGCTATAGGCGCACAGACAGTGACATAACATCTGCATCTTTCTCGGGTCCCTCTTCTCCAGCTCACTCAATACTTTCCCGGTCATCTACATGGTCGTCATCACCGTCATTTAATAGG ATTTGTCCAAAATGCTACTTCAATGAGAAAGATCTTGCATTTGGATGTGGACATCAG ACATGCTCGGATTGTGGTAAAGATCTCATCTTCTGCCCAACATGCCAGACCCAGATAACCAAAAGTATAAAGTTGCGGAACTAA
- the LOC120073033 gene encoding ATP-dependent 6-phosphofructokinase 2 isoform X2 has product MATAKISDQHPPIAVADLPHLTDDFPDLETRTNPLQTNQFFHPIDGFYASSTDVVLRRIAFDLSTKESPAHVAYHRAGPRRSVYFEPESVRAAIVTCGGLCPGMNTVIRELVVGLWELYGVRRIYGILAGYRGFYSTEPVELNLKLVDNWHKRGGTALRTSRGGFDLRKIVDTIQHHGFNQVYIIGGDGTMRGAVKIFDEIRRRNLQVAVTGIPKTVDNDIGIVDRSFGFQTAVEMAQQAISAAHVEAESAVNGIGLVKLMGRSTGHIALHATLSSRDVDCCLIPEMAFYLEGDGGLFPFLERRLKENGHAVLVVAEGAGQSMIPRTEAEKEERDESGNPVFLDVGGWLKTELKNWWARTHPDDRESIE; this is encoded by the exons ATGGCCACCGCCAAAATCTCCGACCAACACCCCCCAATCGCCGTCGCAGACCTACCCCACCTGACCGACGACTTCCCGGACCTCgaaacccgaaccaacccactCCAGACCAACCAATTCTTCCACCCAATCGACGGCTTCTACGCTTCCTCCACCGATGTCGTCCTCCGGCGGATCGCCTTCGACCTGTCCACAAAGGAATCCCCTGCCCACGTGGCGTACCACCGGGCTGGTCCGCGGAGGTCGGTTTATTTCGAACCGGAATCGGTCCGGGCGGCGATCGTGACGTGCGGAGGGTTGTGTCCAGGGATGAATACGGTGATCAGAGAGCTGGTGGTGGGGCTGTGGGAACTGTACGGAGTGCGGCGGATATATGGGATTTTGGCCGGTTACAGAGGGTTTTATTCGACGGAACCGGTGGAGTTGAATTTGAAATTGGTTGATAATTGGCATAAGAGAGGCGGTACTGCTCTTCGAACTTCCCGTGGAGGGTTTGATCTTCGGAAGATCGTCGATACCATACAACATCATGGTTTCAATCAG GTCTACATAATCGGAGGAGATGGCACAATGCGCGGCGCCGTCAAGATATTCGACGAAATACGCCGTCGGAATCTTCAGGTTGCCGTCACCGGAATCCCTAAAACCGTCGACAATGACATCGGAATCGTCGACCGGTCATTCGGATTCCAAACAGCCGTCGAAATGGCTCAGCAGGCAATCAGCGCCGCTCATGTGGAGGCCGAGAGCGCAGTGAATGGCATAGGTCTCGTCAAATTGATGGGCAGAAGCACCGGCCACATCGCTCTTCACGCCACATTGAGCAGCCGAGACGTCGATTGCTGTTTAATACCTGAAATGGCCTTCTATTTGGAAGGCGATGGAGGtttgtttccgtttcttgaaCGGAGGCTGAAGGAGAACGGGCATGCGGTTCTGGTGGTTGCTGAGGGAGCAGGGCAAAGTATGATACCTAGAACTGAGGCGGAAAAGGAAGAGAGGGACGAATCTGGAAATCCGGTGTTCTTGGATGTGGGCGGATGGTTGAAGACGGAGCTCAAGAATTGGTGGGCGAGGACGCATCCTG ATGACCGGGAAAGTATTGAGTGA
- the LOC120073035 gene encoding uncharacterized protein At4g26485-like, with translation MELLPENERRTESSDEENDEEEEVWRKHYSSRHRILLVGEGDFSFALCLAKHFGSARNIVATCLDSQDDLEKKYSDGLRNVRELEERGCLVFYGIDVRNMSTHFFLRTQRFDRIIYNFPHVGFLFREDSFCQIQLNKELVEGFLKNARVLLKKVDGEIHVSHKEGEPYNKWELVEEAMKLGLKLQETVPFYKNDYPGYQNKRADGGHSNAPFWLGDCCTYKFKLNQSA, from the exons ATGGAGTTACTGCCGGAAAACGAGAGAAGAACAGAATCGTCAGATGAAGAAAACgacgaggaagaagaagtaTGGAGGAAACATTACTCGTCGAGACACCGAATATTACTCGTCGGAGAAGGCGATTTTTCCTTTGCACTGTGTTTGGCCAAACACTTCGGATCCGCTCGCAACATTGTAGCCACTTGCCTCGATTCGCAAG ATGACCTAGAAAAGAAGTACAGCGACGGACTTAGGAACGTGAGGGAACTAGAAGAAAGAGGATGTTTAGTATTCTACGGAATCGACGTTCGAAATATGAGTACTCATTTCTTCCTTAGAACACAGAGATTTGATCGTATCATCTACAATTTCCCTCACGTCGGTTTCCTGTTCCGCGAGGATAGTTTCTGCCAAATTCA GTTGAACAAGGAATTGGTGGAAGGGTTTCTGAAGAACGCTAGGGTTTTGTTGAAGAAAGTGGATGGGGAGATTCATGTGTCGCACAAGGAGGGGGAACCATACAACAAAtgggagctggtggaggaagcCATGAAATTAGGGCTGAAGCTGCAGGAAACGGTGCCGTTTTACAAGAATGATTATCCGGGATATCAGAACAAGAGAGCCGATGGAGGTCATTCGAATGCGCCATTTTGGCTTGGGGATTGCTGTACTTACAAGTTTAAGCTCAATCAATCGGCCTAA